The Paenibacillus polymyxa M1 DNA segment ACCGTAACCATGACATCGACGGTTCCTACGCCAACAATCTGCTCCAGCATCTGTTTCATATTGTCCTCAAAAGCCTTCTCGATTCCTGCAAAGGAACTGTCCTCACCTACCGTTGTTTCTAACGCAGGCTCATTTTTCATTACGCCAGGCGGTTCTCTCCCTACGTTTTCCGGGTCGACTTTTTTCACATTAACGAATGAATTAAAGAGCATGATCGCTACACCGATAAGGCCAAGAATAAGTAGCCAACGAAATGAATTGAACTTTTTCGCTCCGTCTCCCCCTCCACCCATCCATTGCTCCAGCTTTTTCCTCCATTTACCCATTTCGGTTCACCTCCTGTTACCATTCATGTGTTCCATCCTGCGAATTAATCACCTGAACATGTGTGCTGTCGATCCCCCATTTTTCACGTAGAATGCCTGTGATTAAGCCAAAAGCTTTCTGATCCGCAGGTTTGCCATCCTCTGTGGTTTCGTCAGGACTACGATCATCTTCTCGCGTTCCTTCATTATGATTAGAGGTTTTTGACTGTGTCGGCTCTACACGAATATTCACTGTCTTTTCAGCTACAGGCTCCACGATAACCGGCTTGATATCTGTATCCGGCGGGACGTTTGTGTTTTTTTCTTTTTCTGCCTTCTGCTCCGCCAATTTGACCACTACTGACTGAACACCCGTTCCTGCCTCTAGCCCCGATTCTTTCTGCTGAATCTGCGCAAGGGTCACC contains these protein-coding regions:
- a CDS encoding stage III sporulation protein AF, with the translated sequence MTWLGGWLKELVLIVLLASFVDMILPSRSMERYVKLVLSLLVLLTLLSPIVRLLSSSPSEVLGRALDLQRQAETGNREPTLEEILAKGNKLKQQQEQSSMQWAGKEVAKEMKGQLEQYTGLAIQSVQVTLAQIQQKESGLEAGTGVQSVVVKLAEQKAEKEKNTNVPPDTDIKPVIVEPVAEKTVNIRVEPTQSKTSNHNEGTREDDRSPDETTEDGKPADQKAFGLITGILREKWGIDSTHVQVINSQDGTHEW
- the spoIIIAG gene encoding stage III sporulation protein AG; translated protein: MGKWRKKLEQWMGGGGDGAKKFNSFRWLLILGLIGVAIMLFNSFVNVKKVDPENVGREPPGVMKNEPALETTVGEDSSFAGIEKAFEDNMKQMLEQIVGVGTVDVMVTVDSTEEVIVQRNVKDMQEENNETDANGGQRHTTQYTRDGEIVTYESSGGQHTPIVTKKVKPQVRGVLVVAMGAENPTVKQLIVDAVQKGLNVPSYKISVVPRKQG